DNA from Meleagris gallopavo isolate NT-WF06-2002-E0010 breed Aviagen turkey brand Nicholas breeding stock unplaced genomic scaffold, Turkey_5.1 ChrUn_random_7180001951674, whole genome shotgun sequence:
CCAATTCGGGACCATTTTGTGCCAATTCAGGACCATTTTGTGCCCATTCCGGACCATTTTGTGcccatttggggtcattttctGCCAATTCAGGACCATTTTCTGCCCATTCCGGACCATTCTGTGCCCATTTGGTCTCATTTTGTGCCCACTCAGGACCATTTTGTGCCCATTTGGTCTCACTTTGTGCCAATTCGGGACCATTTTGTGCCAATTTGGGGTCATTTTCTGCCAATTCAGGACCACTTTGTGCCAATTCAGGACCATTTTGTGCCAATTCGGGACCATTTTGTGCCAATTCCAGACCACTTTGTGCCCATTCCGGACCATTTTCTGCCAATTCAGGACCGCTTTGTGCCCATTTGGTCTCATTTTGTGCCCATTCCGGACCACTTTGTGCCAATTCAGGACCACTTTGTGCCCATTCCGGACCATTTCGTGCCCATTCCGGACCATTTTGTGCCCATTTGGTCTCATTTTGTGCCAATTCAGGCCCATTTTATGCCAATTCAGGACCATTTTGTGCCCATTCCGG
Protein-coding regions in this window:
- the LOC104916943 gene encoding uncharacterized protein LOC104916943, with the protein product MRVNVDKVLERDQKLSELDDRADALQAGASQFETSAAKLKRKYWWKNLKVRTKRTPDRHKMRPHGHEMVRNGHEMVRNGHKMVLNWHKMGLNWHKMRPNGHKMVRNGHEMVRNGHKVVLNWHKVVRNGHKMRPNGHKAVLNWQKMVRNGHKVVWNWHKMVPNWHKMVLNWHKVVLNWQKMTPNWHKMVPNWHKVRPNGHKMVLSGHKMRPNGHRMVRNGQKMVLNWQKMTPNGHKMVRNGHKMVLNWHKMVPNWQKMTPNGHEMVPNWHKMVPNWDEMVLNWHKMRPNGHKMVRNGHKMASNGHKWS